In the genome of Sciurus carolinensis chromosome 3, mSciCar1.2, whole genome shotgun sequence, one region contains:
- the Cdk5r2 gene encoding cyclin-dependent kinase 5 activator 2, whose protein sequence is MGTVLSLSPASSAKGRRPGGLPEEKKKAPPAGDEALGGYGAPPVGKGGKGESRLKRPSVLISALTWKRLVAASAKKKKGSKKVTPKPASTGPDPLVQQRNRENLLRKGRDPPDGGGATKPLAVPVPTVPAAAATCEPPSGGSAAAPPPGSGGGKPPPPPPPAPQAAPPVPGGSPRRVIVQASTGELLRCLGDFVCRRCYRLKELSPGELVGWFRGVDRSLLLQGWQDQAFITPANLVFVYLLCRESLRGDELASAAELQAAFLTCLYLAYSYMGNEISYPLKPFLVEPDKERFWQRCLRLIQRLSPQMLRLNADPHFFTQVFQDLKNEGEAAAGAGGPPSGGAPAASSTARDSCAAGTKHWTMNLDR, encoded by the coding sequence ATGGGCACGGTGCTGTCGCTTTCCCCTGCCTCCTCGGCCAAGGGCCGGAGGCCCGGCGGGTTGccggaggagaaaaagaaggcgCCGCCCGCGGGGGACGAGGCGCTGGGGGGCTACGGGGCGCCGCCAGTGGGCAAGGGTGGCAAAGGCGAGAGTCGGCTCAAACGTCCGTCCGTGCTCATCTCGGCGCTCACCTGGAAGCGCCTGGTGGCCGCATCTGCCAAGAAGAAGAAAGGCAGCAAGAAGGTGACGCCCAAGCCCGCGTCCACCGGTCCTGACCCTCTAGTCCAACAACGCAACCGCGAGAACCTTCTCCGCAAGGGCCGGGACCCCCCTGACGGCGGCGGCGCCACCAAGCCCCTGGCAGTACCAGTGCCCACGGTGCCCGCGGCTGCAGCCACCTGCGAGCCACCGTCGGGGGGCAGCGCTGCAGCCCCGCCGCCAGGCTCGGGTGGGGGAAAGCCTCCGCCGCCGCCACCCCCAGCCCCGCAGGCGGCGCCGCCGGTGCCTGGAGGCTCGCCGCGGAGGGTCATCGTGCAGGCGTCCACAGGCGAGCTGCTCCGCTGTCTGGGCGATTTCGTGTGCCGGCGCTGCTACCGCCTCAAGGAGCTGAGCCCCGGCGAGCTGGTGGGCTGGTTCCGCGGCGTGGACCGCTCGCTGCTGCTGCAGGGCTGGCAAGACCAGGCCTTCATTACGCCCGCCAACCTGGTGTTCGTGTACCTGCTGTGCCGCGAGTCGCTGCGCGGGGACGAGCTGGCGTCGGCTGCCGAGCTGCAGGCCGCCTTCCTCACCTGCCTCTACCTCGCCTACTCGTACATGGGCAACGAGATTTCCTACCCACTCAAGCCCTTCCTCGTGGAGCCTGACAAGGAGCGCTTCTGGCAGCGCTGCCTGCGCCTCATCCAGCGGCTCAGCCCGCAGATGCTGAGGCTCAACGCTGACCCCCACTTCTTCACGCAAGTCTTTCAAGACCTCAAGAACGAGGGCGAGGCCGCCGCCGGCGCCGGGGGTCCACCGAGTGGGGGCGCGCCCGCAGCTTCCTCAACCGCCAGGGACAGCTGCGCGGCCGGAACCAAGCACTGGACTATGAACCTGGACCGCTAG